In Motacilla alba alba isolate MOTALB_02 chromosome 2, Motacilla_alba_V1.0_pri, whole genome shotgun sequence, the DNA window ttttttattttctttattctccaGTCCAAAGGAGACTGTTGGATCTTCTGTTTGCAATTTAACAGGAAGTCACCGTCCCAGCTGGAACCTGTTTTCCCCAACATCCTCAGCCTACTTGGATGACTAAGCAAAGATCTGGTTATGTGAGCAtcccaaaagcaaacaaacatgGGGGAAGACAAGTCCAggcagctggctggagcaggatccCGTTTTATTATTTGTTCCAAGGCTTCCCAACACCTTTGTGTAACTGAGCACACCAGCAGCTGCATCTTTGCAGAACAGGTTCCCAAAATGATAACAGAGCTCaacagtgtaaaaaaaaaaatttattgtctttaaaatgtgtattttcacagaatttctgtAATATCACATccaatgatttattttttgaaaaatcaacAGTATTATCTTAATGAGATATGACTATGACATATAACCCCTCAAATGAAAGGATTTTccttcagtttattttcttacaaCTCACTGGttacacaaaaaaatcacagatttttttttttttttttgcctatacTTGAAAAGCTGAGGCTTGTAAGCACTTCTCACATCTCTGCCATTTTGATCTCTACTCCTTTCTCTTGCCCCTGAATTTCTGGTAGAGCAGTACAAGCAAAGATTCAGCAGTCCTTGACCCACACACTTTGAACATCAGGGTTCCTGTACgcaaaccaaacaaatcttACTCAACCATCTCTAAGGCATCAACATAGCTCTCTCCTTGGATCAGATATTAATGGAGGATAAACAATGCTAGGAGGCAAAGCTCTGTTCCTTAGCTAGCATCCATCATGCACTTGTTCTGTTGGTGCTGGTGGCTTCTGGGGTTAGAAACAGGGAAATGTGTAGAAACTCATGCGGGTGTGCATACGGCTCTCTGTGGATATGTGTAGGTGCACAAAGAGCTGAGTCCTGACGGGCAGGATAAAAAAGAGGAGCAAACACTAACACCAAAGGTTTCTGTGgttctgctcagctctggaggAGTTCAGGACAACAGAAGAGGGACATGGAACACCACCTACTTCTCACGTACCATCCTTAGGATGGAGGGTAAACAGGCAAGGGGAAATGAACAAAGCGAAAGAGAAGGTCTGCACATGTATGAAAGCATGCCTGGGGTGCAGAAACTCTGTGGCCTCATTTGTATTTAAAGCTTGTCATAGGGTTGGCTTTGTTTTATACAGAGCCTGGCCAAgtcttcactttttttctccctttccagaTAGAGTAGGCTTAAGACTTCGTTTTGATATGCcctcataatatttttttttactaatacAGTGTAGTCTAATTATACAGCAGACTTGTTGATAATGTAATTTGACTGTTTTGAGTATTTGGGAtttctctcccagccctgccgaATTTGTGTGAGGGGTTTGTCTACACAAGGAAATATCAGCACAAATTTGACAACCAGTACAGCACATGGAACAATGAGGGAGAGGATATAGATGTTTGGAAGATACCACTTGTATGCTGATGGGCTCAGGAACCATTTTCCACCATAAACcagtgtgtgtgcagtgcaAAAAATCAGTGCCAGATATCCCAGTTTGGactaaagcagaaagaaagaaaaaaagaaggaaagaaatggaggttaaaacaataaattaaatcagaaCAAATGCAGATTTAAGGACACAGTAAGATTTGTGGTACATGCCAACTTGGGGACTGGTGAAATGAAACTGTTTTATATAGCATAAAGGctcttattattttttataaaaatcaattaaaattgATATAGAtcaaatagtttatttttttttctccgtCAATAACccttatattttttcctagctCACACATACTGCCTAGTGGCTGTCATATttgtgaaaaagcagagaaaacgCTGACATTCAGTGGAGAgattcaagatttttttaatgctctagTGCTAATCCATCCAGAAGTATCATACTGTGCAAGTTTTTTGCCTTGATAAAACATTCATTGATAGTAATTTCCCCTTCTCGtgcctcccctcccctccatcccagctcctgcagaggcacagcagcttGCACCAAACTTCCTCCAAATGGAGAGCTGAGATTATAGTGTTACCAAGGGCAGCCTGTTTACAGTCACAGCAGTTTTTACAGTCTGCAGAAATTGCAGATTCTCTTTAGATGTTTGGCATTGAGAAGATTTGAGttataaagtaattttcagaTCAGATTTGAGttataaagtaattttcataTCCTTTTTAACTGAATTATCTTGTGAACCAAAAAAATTAACCCAATAAAATGGCTAAATTATTTTGTGACTTAGTACAATTGTGGAATTTGATGTAAAAGtcagctttctgtttttcatttaggACCTCATATCTTCCCAGCTTTCTCTTGTTAATGCAGTAATCCCTGTTGTACCATAAGCAGCCATTAGAGCAGTTGTGAGTTTTTTCAGCTGTATGGCCACGTAgatgtttttttcactgtgtgATGGTGGATAGTGCACATTTGGAGATAGTAATGGAGGAAAGCCATAAGTCTTTAGTAAACCTGCCCATGGCCACTGTTGATAAGGGATGGaggttttttttagaagaagATTTTTTAAGAGATGGTCTTCTTACCTGAACGAATCGAAATTCTCGCCAGTTGACATTGTTGCTGACTGAAGGCAAGGAAGTTATTCCcagaagaacaaataaaaaatatcctaaaattCCCAAAGCCAAATAAGAGTCACTAAGCCAGGCATTAGTGTGGTTGAGTGGTTCTGTTTTATTGTTTAgtgcctgaagaaaaaaagaccagGTGTATTTTAGTGATAGCACTTTTAGCACCAATAAGGAGAAAAAGTTTCCTTACAGGTGAATAGGAGATAAATGTTATACATTAACTCTCTGATCATCAGAGATTTACTTTGAATGCCTGCTCAAAAAGCAGGCGAGGAATTATGTTACACATAGGTTCCATGTAACTGTGTTTGATGTACATATTTTACTGTTCTGTAGACCTGTTGAAGAGAGATATGTGATCCTTTGTTAAGTAAGATCAGAAAGTCATAATGTATTATGTTCCTGAAGGTTTATGAAGAAATAGTATTTACATTTTCcctgattattttattaatatgcCAACTATCTAGGAGGAAGACTGAGGCCAGAAATCTCCTCAGCTCAACATATTGTCAACAAAATGTGGATGTATCAATGTCCAAATGAAACCAAAGCTAGGAATATTACTCTATTTTAAAGAACATTGGGCTGTCTGCACGGATTTCTGAAGCTCCAGGTAGATAGTAGTATTTTAACAGCGCCAGGAGAAAGGGATACTTAGAGCAGGGAACACAACTTACCTGGGAGATGATTCCTTTGCCAGCTCTCCAACTTGCGAAGGCGCGCATTGGAGTAACAAGAGTGAACACAACGTGCAGGGAAGCAAATGCCAAGGCTATTAGTCCAAGCTGTTTCCTACACAGCATCCATTTGTCCAGCCAGTCCGGAAAACGGCGGTACTTGGTACCTCTGTATAACTGAATAATTGCAGCAAATATACCAGGCAGGTACACCAGGGCAAGAAGGATGAGTGCCATTACAGGACAGACCCGATTTGGAATGGTAAttgcaataaaaaatgaaacgtttttgttttcataaatatAAGTGTAAATTATATCAAGAGCCACACAGTAGAAGAAGAAGAATGCAGTTAGGCCAAGGGACAAAAAGATGGGAAACCTCCACATTGGAAAGAGTTGCAGAGGgtaattttctatttcctgAGCAGCCAAGAGGGATCCCTTATCTAGTGGAGTGAGACCCAGTGCACGAACAATATTCATGACCATTTGTTTGGCTTCCACATCATCTCCACAGACGAACACCTGcagacaaaaacaaacagaagtttattttttacagatttttgtgactttctctgctgccatcctgcctgGATATGGACAGTAAGCACAAGCTTCCTTGGCTGTTTCTTTGCTTACTTGGCTTACTGCTGACCTTAATTAACAGAGGCAAAAAAGTACCCTATAGGTACTTTTGTCAAACAAGTCAAAGAACTGAATATGATTTTTACTTTAGAGAAGAAGATCGTCTCAAGTGGCAAATTTTTTTATCTGGAAAGAACAATGTATAACAGGCTTAGTATATGTCTTTGAGTAGAAGACTTGACATACTTTTCTGAAGATCTACAAGTAGTTTGTAAGCACAAGATTTTATAAGGCTAAATTTAAGCAAAATTTTCAATAGAAGTAAGTAAGAGCAAAATTTTCAGTTGCTGCCATAGTGGTACATAATTACTCCAGGGAAGTGAGGATAGAGATCTTTAAAAGATGATTTGCCTGTCACAAAAGTAAATATTAGTTCTTTCCAGGACTAGAAAAATAGCGAAGAAATCATCTTTTCTCTGAGTGTATAAGACAATATAGTCTGTTTGGAACTGGGAGAAAGGGggcaatttctgcttttgttgaGATGGTGAAGGTTTATAGAACCTAGGCCTGGAAGCCCTTGGGTCTCTAGCCAAAACCATTTATTTGGCAGCCGTGAGCAAAGTTAGCAATGGTTTGAGTAGCTGGATGATTTTATGTGTTGTACAAGAGCACTGTCCTTTGAAGTCACTGAAAACAGGGCCATTATAAATGATTTATCTGCTTTTTATGACtagctctgtgcctgctggccTGTGGTTGAGGAGATGGTTAAAACATTTTGCACACACTGATGTTGTGTTAAATTTAGGTGGCAATGATTTAAAAACTTTAGTAATTTATTCACCTTTCAGCATACTTCTTTTGCCAATACTCATTGCCCTATCACATCCCTTGCCtcccttgttttgctttcttcattttattctcGCTGTGAAAATTCCTCCTATCTCATTTCTGTTTAACTATACAACTCTGATGACCAATTGATTGAACACTCCTGATTTGTTGTCTCTCTTGTAGCTCTGCTATCTTTCTTCTCTTACTTCTCTGGTGTCTCTAAACACCTCTCCGAGTTCAGAGGGAAGCTATTTATATTCACTGTCATGCCATATGAAAAATCCAAAGTAAATTTAAGCTCGCATTTAGTCTGAAATGAGAGATTGTAGTGAAAACACCATCTCAACTCTGCCTAATTCCGCAGTCCCGGGTGTGTTTTGTGTAGCTGAGAAGAAGCCATGTGACGTTTAACTCTGTGACAGAGATGGTCCCGTTGCTCAGCCTTACCTGCCGGCTTGCATCCAGCGTGCCCGACTGCAAGGCCCAGGCTGACACGGTGTTAAAGGCTTTCACAACCTTACTGCcgggcagcagctgagccaggtACTCCGCGTTCGATTCAGGATACTGGTTTAATTTCAAGTTGTTGCTTATGTCCACCAAGACTTTTCCACGGAGAACCTCTGCTAGTGGTGTAAGAAAGTTGTAATGCTGCCTCTGGATTGCTATAATGATGATGgcagctttctgtgctgcctctgcgTGGCCCAACACCTCTGCATCCTTGGGAATCAGGTTGGATATCTGGGTGCTTCGGCTTCCATACACCACTGGGTAGCCAGACTGAATCATCTTATGCCCCAGAGCTCGTCCAAAATCTCCAGTTCCAAATATGCACACCGTCTCTCTTTTGTTAGAAGTGTTAGGAGCCAAAGCCATCGTGTTGGAAGAATTTTTATtcatctgttaaaaaaacaagtaaTTGGAACAATCTAAGCAAAACATCAATCTCTTGGAAATAAAAGGTTTGTATTCATTCTGGGAGTACAAAATAGACACCTTAGCCTCTTCTTGTCCTTTAATATGGATCCTGTCCACTCTTCTGAATACACACTCTCAGAAGATTTAtgtacagtttttaaaaagccattctGAATATTCAGTCCTCCATGTCTTACAGCACTCTCTTTTCCATCCATTTAATGGATGTTAACATCCAGCTGAActgtttcagttttcctctCTCAAAGAGAAAATAGGAGGACAAGGAGCCCAGAGAGCAAGGGTAGCATATGTTTCAGAGTAATTGCTTCTTATTTATGCTATAGAAAAGCATTGAGGAGGAGTCTGCTTCTAATCAGATTAGAACCTGGaaggtatttttcaaaatactttatgAAGGGTTATTATAAAAGTTAGTTATAAACCTATCTGTTGCTCTCAGTATTTCCTTAATGCAAATAGTCAATGCTAGTTTGTTTTATTATTGTTCTTCAATTTCCTGAAGAATCTTCCATGAAGCATTTGGACAGTGGACTTGAATATTTCATgttgaaaatagatttttgatatttatatattacTCATAGTAAAATTCTCTTTGAGGTTTTATCTCTCTTCCTTTATCACTGTAGCTGGCAACTTCAAAGTCTTTAATGTATTATCCATGCAGTGGCAGTGTGTTCGCTCTGTACTTGCAGAGTGAGACCCATGATACAGATACAGAATCAAAAGGTCTGTTCCATAGGTCTTGCAGTAGGTCCACACACTGTTCTCCCTTAACAAAAGGTGGACTCAGAGCAGAACACCTAAGACATCCAAGAGGAGACCCTGGTCTCAGGGTTTGTCCATCAGACAGACCTGTCTGACCCGTCTCTTGGGCTGTCCATCAGTTTGGTACTTAGAGCAGCAATTTAATTTGCAGGAGACCAAGTTCAATTATTTTACTACCTCATAGCTAATGGTCCTAATTAGAGCTGTGGGACCAACAGGTTTTACAGTTTGTGAGTgaaactgtgaagaaaagaaaaaaaaaaaagaaatgcatgaaATGTTTTGCTAGAACCAAAACAATTTCTTTGCTTGTGCTGTTTATGACCCTTTGCTTACATTCTTCTGTGAAGCACCATTCAGAATGCTCCAATTCATACATACTGCCTTTTAAAACACCAAGATGATATTCTTCactttcttttgtattttcctccAGCCAgaacagtttttgttttttaaaaatctgacatgattttaaattatttgaccTAAAACTTGCATTTGTTTGGTGAATGAAAAAAGTCAAGCCTCAGCTTCCCCTTACCTGCCATGATTTAGGGATAAGAGCTGTGAGTCAAGGATGCAAACAGCTGTGGCCTATGCTGTAGGGTGCAAGCCTTGCTAGCAAGATAGACAcataaatttttattctgagaaTCAAATGTGAAGATTTTTTCTCGTGGACTACTTCTATATGTAGCTGTGTAGCCCTGAGCTGGCCTCAgtgcctgcccagctgcactCTTGCACTGAGCTGTGGGAGCCCTGGTTTAGAGAGGTGCCAAGGCAGTTGCTTCTGGTCATTAGGGAAGGTGAGGATTCAGGCAGAGAAGGGCTGAGCACCTGTGTGCTGGAGGATCTGTGTGGCTCAGACAGGTCCCACGGGAGGCTTTGCAGTGCAGCAGGGGGTTAACcctggctctctgcagctggactCCATGTACTTTGACAAGTAGTACACTGAGCAAGAAAACAGATCCTCAAAGGGACCCATCTGAATGTGTCTTGCATATTTGTGTGCTCTGACACATGCATAAAGTTGCAAGGTCCTTTGACATATTTGAAAATCATTCTCTGAGGGCTTTATTAGTGTCCCACAAGGCTCTAATGTGACTAAAGCTATGAAATTCCTTTCTGGGGATAGCCTGTATTTCAAAAAGAACAGAAGGGTTGCTTATGTAATATTAATAAATGGTCCAACTCATCATCTAATAAGACTCAACTCTCTTTcattaattttagtttttaacAAAGTAGTCTCCtatctaaaataaaaagtaaaacctATTTGTAACATGCAATCATCCAGTTGAAAGCATCTGTATGTCCTCAAGAAATCCTCAAGTTTTTGCTGAGTGAACTGTGCAATTCATTCTCCTCTCTGAACTGAGGAcggaaaaaaccaaaactcaaaCGGATGATATCAGGTATTATATTTGGTAGATCAGTGGAGTTCGTTTTGTTTGGGCTTATAAACATatttaatatagaaatatagaaacCAGCAAGAAATAAGTCTATAAAATACTTCCATTGTTCACTTATGCTGAACACCTCATTTACTAGTGAACACTGAACTTGCTTtgccagagaagaaaaaaagaggga includes these proteins:
- the STEAP4 gene encoding metalloreductase STEAP4; the protein is MNKNSSNTMALAPNTSNKRETVCIFGTGDFGRALGHKMIQSGYPVVYGSRSTQISNLIPKDAEVLGHAEAAQKAAIIIIAIQRQHYNFLTPLAEVLRGKVLVDISNNLKLNQYPESNAEYLAQLLPGSKVVKAFNTVSAWALQSGTLDASRQVFVCGDDVEAKQMVMNIVRALGLTPLDKGSLLAAQEIENYPLQLFPMWRFPIFLSLGLTAFFFFYCVALDIIYTYIYENKNVSFFIAITIPNRVCPVMALILLALVYLPGIFAAIIQLYRGTKYRRFPDWLDKWMLCRKQLGLIALAFASLHVVFTLVTPMRAFASWRAGKGIISQALNNKTEPLNHTNAWLSDSYLALGILGYFLFVLLGITSLPSVSNNVNWREFRFVQSKLGYLALIFCTAHTLVYGGKWFLSPSAYKWYLPNIYILSLIVPCAVLVVKFVLIFPCVDKPLTQIRQGWERNPKYSKQSNYIINKSAV